A part of Gammaproteobacteria bacterium genomic DNA contains:
- a CDS encoding ABC transporter ATP-binding protein/permease has product MAGSSKKQLNPGLLRILRRFQPEIRQHLGLISLSFLALLGEVLFRLLEPWPLKFVFDRIIPVQAPDATPPESGLFQSMSPENLLIVAAIAVVIFAGLRALAAYGSTVGFALVGNRVLTEVRRKLYKHLQALSLSFHTKSRTGDLIVRMTGDVGLLQEVTVTAALPLLGNVLVLIGIIAVMFWLHWQLALISIAVVPLFWFATLRRSRSIREVSRKQRKTESALAATVAESFSAIKTVQALSLEQTFNDSFSSSAKKNLREGVKAKKLAAGLERYVDVLVAIATALVLWFGVSLVMKQQLTPGDLIVFLAYLKTAFKPLRNFAKFTGRLAKAAAAGERVVEILDLQPEVRDRDDARPAPALHGDIVFDKVAFFYEPEKPVLKNIQFSIRAGQSVALISPSGSGKTTLTGLLLRLYNPVAGRILIDGVDIQSYTIDSIRSQIGVVLQDTLLFAGSIRENIAFAAQDASEEQIQAAARLANAHDFITAMPDGYDTYVGERGVTLSNGQRQRIAIARAAICENRILILDEPTTGLDKESEREVITALEKLAENKTTFLVTHDLKIASRADIILHLKDGEVHELGSHEELVANSGSYASLYRLQNLS; this is encoded by the coding sequence ATGGCCGGCTCTTCGAAAAAGCAGCTTAACCCTGGCTTGCTGCGCATACTGCGCCGGTTTCAACCGGAAATCCGCCAACATTTAGGGCTCATATCGCTTTCCTTTCTCGCCTTACTGGGAGAAGTGCTGTTTCGTTTGCTGGAACCCTGGCCTTTGAAATTTGTGTTCGACAGAATTATTCCCGTACAAGCGCCCGACGCTACACCACCTGAATCGGGATTGTTCCAATCCATGAGTCCGGAAAATCTGCTGATAGTTGCCGCCATTGCGGTAGTGATCTTTGCCGGATTACGCGCACTGGCCGCCTACGGCAGCACCGTGGGATTTGCTCTTGTAGGCAACCGAGTCCTCACGGAAGTGCGACGCAAATTGTACAAACATCTACAAGCACTATCACTATCGTTTCATACCAAATCACGTACCGGCGATTTAATTGTACGCATGACCGGAGATGTGGGGTTGTTACAGGAAGTCACCGTCACTGCGGCTTTGCCATTGCTGGGTAATGTATTGGTGTTGATTGGTATTATCGCCGTCATGTTTTGGCTGCACTGGCAACTGGCACTGATTTCCATCGCCGTAGTACCATTGTTTTGGTTTGCGACTTTGCGCCGCAGCCGCAGCATTCGTGAAGTTTCCCGCAAACAACGTAAAACCGAAAGCGCGCTGGCCGCAACCGTCGCCGAGTCCTTTAGCGCAATTAAAACCGTTCAGGCTTTGTCATTGGAACAAACCTTCAACGACTCCTTTTCCAGCAGCGCGAAAAAGAATCTGCGCGAAGGTGTTAAAGCTAAAAAGCTCGCCGCAGGATTAGAACGATATGTGGACGTACTCGTAGCCATTGCCACTGCCCTGGTACTTTGGTTCGGTGTATCCCTTGTCATGAAACAGCAACTCACCCCCGGTGACTTGATTGTATTTTTGGCCTATTTGAAAACAGCATTCAAACCGCTGCGCAATTTCGCCAAGTTCACCGGACGATTAGCTAAGGCGGCGGCGGCGGGTGAGCGTGTTGTGGAAATACTGGATCTGCAACCCGAGGTTCGTGACCGAGATGACGCTCGCCCCGCCCCGGCCCTGCATGGCGACATCGTCTTCGATAAAGTGGCTTTCTTCTACGAACCGGAAAAACCGGTGCTCAAAAATATCCAATTTTCGATCCGAGCCGGTCAAAGTGTCGCTTTAATTTCACCGTCAGGCTCGGGAAAAACGACCTTAACCGGCTTACTGTTACGCCTTTACAATCCTGTAGCAGGTCGAATTCTTATCGATGGTGTAGACATACAATCCTATACCATTGACTCCATACGCTCTCAGATTGGGGTAGTACTGCAAGATACGCTGCTTTTTGCCGGTAGTATTCGCGAAAACATTGCTTTTGCTGCACAAGATGCCTCCGAGGAACAAATTCAGGCGGCGGCACGCCTGGCCAATGCGCACGACTTTATCACGGCAATGCCCGACGGCTATGACACCTACGTCGGTGAACGCGGCGTCACTTTATCTAACGGACAAAGGCAACGTATTGCCATAGCCCGCGCAGCGATTTGTGAGAACCGGATACTGATATTGGATGAACCAACCACCGGCTTGGACAAAGAGAGCGAACGCGAGGTCATTACTGCGCTGGAAAAACTCGCCGAAAACAAAACCACGTTCTTAGTTACCCACGATCTTAAAATCGCATCGCGGGCAGACATCATTCTGCATCTGAAAGACGGCGAAGTGCACGAACTGGGTTCGCACGAAGAGCTCGTTGCCAACAGTGGCAGCTATGCCTCGCTCTATCGTTTACAAAACTTGTCCTGA